One region of Miscanthus floridulus cultivar M001 chromosome 19, ASM1932011v1, whole genome shotgun sequence genomic DNA includes:
- the LOC136529653 gene encoding protein DMP4-like, protein MASRKQVDLESQKPTPTAAAVASAPATAVPASSAGASSVGRNSGSVVVGISDGQHVAPETQPLLAEPNGDSHDEGLGDDGGATSTTDDEATRLERAMSQAFRSTAELAKHLPTGAVLVFEVLSPVFTNGGKCDDVNRVMTAWLVVLCAAGCFFLCFTDSFHDAKGTVRYVVATRRGLWVIDGTPPPPPEKAAEKRLKFIDFFHAFLSLIVFMSVAMFDRNVGACFNPVMSYDTRQVLTAVPLAGGLVGTLLFATFPSTRHGIGFPVPAA, encoded by the coding sequence ATGGCATCCAGAAAACAAGTTGATCTCGAGTCCCAGAAGCCCACGCCGACTGCTGCCGCCGTTGCATCGGCTCCGGCAACTGCCGTGCCGGCTTCTTCTGCTGGAGCCTCATCAGTGGGGAGAAATTCAGGCTCTGTCGTTGTTGGCATCTCCGACGGCCAGCACGTGGCGCCGGAGACCCAGCCACTCCTGGCTGAGCCGAACGGCGACAGCCACGACGAGGGGCTGGGAGACGACGGTGGGGCTACCAGTACCACCGACGACGAGGCGACGAGGCTGGAGCGTGCAATGTCGCAGGCGTTCCGGAGCACTGCGGAGCTGGCCAAGCACCTCCCCACCGGCGCGGTGCTCGTCTTCGAGGTGCTGTCGCCGGTGTTCACCAACGGCGGCAAGTGCGACGACGTGAACCGCGTCATGACGGCCTGGCTCGTGGTGCTCTGCGCCGCAGggtgcttcttcctctgcttcaCGGACAGCTTCCACGACGCCAAGGGGACCGTGCGGTACGTGGTGGCCACTCGCCGGGGGCTGTGGGTCATCGacggcacgccgccgccgccgccggagaaaGCCGCCGAGAAACGGCTCAAGTTCATCGACTTCTTCCACGCGTTCCTGTCCCTCATCGTGTTCATGTCCGTGGCCATGTTCGATAGGAATGTCGGCGCGTGTTTCAACCCTGTCATGTCCTACGACACGCGGCAGGTGCTAACTGCCGTGCCGCTTGCCGGAGGGCTCGTCGGGACGCTGCTCTTCGCTACATTCCCGTCGACACGGCACGGGATCGGATTCCCGGTCCCCGCCGCCTGA